A region from the Drosophila bipectinata strain 14024-0381.07 chromosome 3R, DbipHiC1v2, whole genome shotgun sequence genome encodes:
- the danr gene encoding protein distal antenna-related yields MDISAYQHMNIRMSTRGKRPLRNLTPNDKVRAIQRIHNGETKASVSRDIGVPESTLRGWCKNEQKLRFMCRQLGPDHHLGLDTPPEKRAKFELQLQLPPKFVALPPNYEELGFGGLPYSPTDYPVPGDSLLEKLSLVEFVKKNGVQPNGVGVMDYSNNMLHQLNLLALLNSKLTPPPPPTVDGLSVDATKIPEEDNKLVDSPPPATIPEDFGKNSSYPLLSVKNWAKDPAKQSGPEQVNDKNNNALESNSADLIKTPVFPDTTTVPLLPAPFPNPPADLAPVIAPPASAVPNGSSPPAEMGGDQQGAALLDWCKLFNASLNFLAFAAAAASMQPGGGNGPSFNPNQTGANPPNPTEHETETYPFHEGLLKRLSPLAHSEASNESYCDSEPEDLSVRSCASKASSSRSHSPAKSSGSSDAEQ; encoded by the coding sequence ATGGATATTTCCGCCTACCAGCACATGAACATCCGGATGAGCACGCGGGGCAAACGACCCCTGAGGAATCTGACGCCCAACGATAAGGTGCGCGCCATCCAGCGCATTCACAACGGCGAGACAAAGGCCAGTGTGTCGCGGGACATCGGTGTGCCGGAGTCCACGCTGCGTGGGTGGTGCAAGAACGAGCAGAAGCTGCGCTTCATGTGCCGCCAACTGGGTCCGGATCACCACCTGGGACTGGACACACCGCCCGAGAAGCGGGCCAAGTTCGAGTTGCAACTCCAGTTGCCGCCGAAATTCGTGGCCCTCCCACCAAACTACGAGgaattgggcttcggaggacTACCCTATTCCCCAACGGACTATCCGGTACCGGGAGACTCGCTCCTGGAGAAGCTGAGCCTAGTGGAATTTGTGAAAAAGAACGGCGTCCAGCCCAACGGAGTCGGGGTGATGGACTACTCCAACAACATGCTGCACCAGCTCAACCTTCTGGCCCTGCTGAACTCTAAGCTGACACCGCCTCCTCCCCCCACAGTCGATGGTCTATCCGTTGATGCCACCAAAATCCCAGAAGAAGACAACAAACTGGTTGATTCTCCTCCGCCCGCCACAATCCCGGAGGATTTCGGCAAAAACAGTAGTTATCCCCTGTTGAGTGTTAAAAATTGGGCCAAGGATCCGGCCAAGCAGTCCGGTCCGGAGCAAGTGAACGACAAGAACAATAACGCACTGGAGAGCAACAGCGCTGATCTGATCAAGACTCCCGTGTTCCCGGACACCACAACAGTGCCCCTACTGCCAGCTCCGTTCCCCAATCCTCCCGCGGATCTAGCGCCTGTGATAGCACCACCAGCATCGGCAGTCCCCAACGGCTCCAGCCCACCCGCTGAGATGGGTGGCGACCAACAGGGAGCTGCCCTCCTGGACTGGTGCAAACTGTTCAATGCCAGCTTGAATTTTCTGGCCTtcgcagcagcggcagcatcCATGCAGCCAGGCGGAGGCAACGGACCAAGTTTCAATCCCAACCAGACGGGAGCCAATCCCCCTAACCCGACCGAACACGAAACGGAGACATATCCATTCCACGAGGGGCTCCTCAAGCGGCTCAGCCCGCTGGCCCACAGCGAGGCATCCAACGAGAGCTACTGCGACAGCGAGCCGGAGGACCTGTCTGTCCGGTCTTGCGCCTCCAAGGCCTCCTCCAGCAGATCCCACAGCCCGGCCAAGAGCAGCGGGTCGAGCGATGCCGAGCAGTAG